From Pseudoalteromonas rubra, one genomic window encodes:
- a CDS encoding SpvB/TcaC N-terminal domain-containing protein, translating into MSLFKSIVLACFTLLTCTVQAYTARVPVCNASDLHAITGEEKHVTLGSDTASYTFSSKPYQRLTLKRGTTTLRSSSTSTSVHYTFPSAGIYTVSLRLMNHNSESDPEYYCDRDIKVNDNTAPELVSATYSGTDNEVSYDARSAFSKVIFKDVNKDVTSFKLSYEIYLNGVKREDSGATRVCDLKLNKDGFYECGKSIWKSQFIANATYKFKAVLEDSKGNTASHTYSYLIKEENTPPTLQVKIDGTEAEDGGKYEVVSGDNLTLEVKGHDNDDGYSNRIDKIELNIGNGYTDVASFTDNTCERSTRTLKCTGIVIPVTESISPMEVQVTDRKGASQTKSFNVTLTTPPEVTLAATNTSPFIDESVTLTATASHTSGIKEYKICRAPGNYQATNNGCATAVKTCSTSSTNCTMTLDAPGQSGQFTYYAYAVTNEGASNAFSQVINYANFFGISVKAPTKSSYLIGRFPLDFTVYASAFSRRTADGKVPKLTSLTLYRNGTSVTDGISISPSIDNLELPLASSSADAKRISFSWRPSNKDAGDNIELTLVATDNDGNSSTARLPGIALIEEKVGEPEVPEIQLKDLGAGLIEVNFSRFRNTSRLNMRATLDGASYPMKASKVNVYGKISYLTTIQTKFADHGKRLRVYAYATRIHNRELIKGEEGSSEPITVVNHETKSHAPVFSSDITQAGGHFTLNWVANTDGVTQSYQLAAWKGLPSDRSRAPHSVLTTTTGTSYQVRNIVQGHYTYEIRACNSQGVCTAGQQHTVEHIAPYIDTAKIEECGAECTAPKAKVTVSGVGFSASQSALYARLRGTGDTFYISPQDLSLSGYTLTGTLPEIVHDALLDNGVEITITNGVLSGDAENNTYLENTIILDETGSAQRPNLRGREFTVSENKVLYVGGEEGGLKAHKVNLDGDLQYLWTYPESNHQNVPVTAKPLVRLEPIAETAGARKIDNIYFGSLNHHFYRLTYDPIANLEVTTKWQFQTQGEIRAGAQFDQNNALLIGSMDEALYSLDAKTGLANWHYTFPRSGGIVMPPKVSASGHIYVTTADREVHVIDQRMIGANAVKWQEIDALALQFEDEIKEWEAQWWHPDQNTDGLVVLTKAMLVLLQRTPSKKELSFMAYLMVNGHPLNEMINALINIEPSLSESSNAQFISTLFDYLLLKDGADQVLSGATYGSGDQAYWVGILEMGVTRADVIIDLLGQSNNQYEAATFNLLKYFYGRCLVSDYCDYDYDSDKDGLSDRVEEAIGTNPADHRDGLHIPTLSATEQSGIIEFMLTAPGRVEEYQLYALQPGNPQYQLFATLDPDKTKADNVGALTKIFKQNGSYQFKALACVKLPDSLADKVLSRCSNNYSNEAQIIITSSAVEGSPSVALPSVEVAPEQAPSESVLLAHARLQPTTGSFRVTESGAASYSVPIALPAGITGVQPEVSLNYSSQGGDGLVALGWNLSATSGISRCRQTKAQDGQFKGLTLSEDDRYCLDGQRLISKALQTHSGSFEGEQIADEYMTEIDAQITVYKLGEGSQSQFVVLAKDGSVKRYGASETSRTNLTDADGVVHTMSWMLSEVKDNLGHQSTTINYVYTELTDPDHSANSGKVLSEINYSGNRVVFTHEVGALRHAGYVDTAKVTQFARLSNIEVFNHEGAELAHYDLDFVDAVNGTRLLQSIAHCRGSVCRAPVSFSYDAFANKLDFEAFSSVYSKERMDNALSSVTLADLKASGLAQLVTLEQTDKGAKRYTLCVYQGHTYQAAEELACRDIYRKDDQESVSMFAIDHDLDGRQTLMINLRSEHTSDANPGYWAHYALSDNNQLQTLSLPEGWPANHYMREIKPADLNGDGYADLVYKHKKDDPNLYVRLADPETKAFGHQYVLGTDVGEGNFYGYGDFTSKGTDWHVIDMNFDGLADIVALKCDSTHCNNDDAKRLAVHYNQGETGYGGFNPFLTETIASDEKIELLTPSDVNGDGLVDLMYLATPTYNHDVKQWHVQLNQSSERVKFRKVFVATAKSSNDTLSVSELIPPMSMDIDKNGKADLFFKEKNTKKWRRYEWSTQSERFTKLSDNAFELAVDTRGGDFAFFSDYDGNGVADILIKHDYGVSVRYNLSQRPTAGMLLEVNQGYAGHTNSTTIHYGLMSDRAVYTDLNDDLTADLGLFNAQQLLVSKMTGAGVLVASVETDSPSNRSGALSADKAKVDYHYQGARVQFGGRGPLGFKVLKTTTQKDGKTFETTTRYHQAFPLTGMPYSTHKRMQTADTSELLSISVNEYNKQKTQQLNDVTAYRVYNSDSRECSAVVDSGVSVSAYTCTDTTTLQDTYGNVKNLTVNTYDVDASGAEHFTTVGATGTVQHSVVTENQYGTTEEHQRLGRLSETKVTHSGEGLTAISKTSHFEYYPQNHAHENMLHKEVVGKGLGCEYELTAEHSYDNVGNKVKVQSENTACTGAERETRTSETIFDAQGRYVLHTKKSGSKSTLSLISEKVRTVELGQHTLTRRNAFGQPLELIDSNGVLTYLTYDHFGGKVGSYRTTGAQAYSYFTACGSNENCVVRLNKEVNGVLREKHLLDKLGRTYSVSKLTVLENHWLTSGYQFDRYGRNDVVIEAGSEAVTNTYDALDRVTSVYDANSGTTSETKFEGRKATVTVSGSDIRAQVKSTLSNAIGQTVQVIDNINHTLDYTYNALGAQLTVQSSAEAANDRLLSTITYDDMGRKESVQDSDRGYWQYTYNAFGELRKQTDARGVKLTMEYDFLGRKIQQEQTTPEGVFAEGTSTWVYGDTNDTVHRLISSSQGSDWGQTYYYDKLGRAAATLTSLDSTSQCTGQVSDVGSTGDLRITDGSNLDPIDNLCVIQQSFYDSYSRLALQFDDYRRDEQGNFIEARGVAMTYQNGQLLAKTEARNSNKGQVYYKVTALNARGQVTTYEKGGVTMNITYDQKGMVEKIADSNFAIQSDVYSFDSLGNLISRKQIGMDTRTYHYDDMNRVLGVNNVDLFKYSASGNLTEKADYLIGTDVDCPGYEGSSVLVLGRWTQRYGEDNTPLHAISSRSRIASSSCLGTLPAKTESFSYDANGNQITRSGSDGTTSIEYSARNKAVEMTGNGETVTFRYDANNRRYKRVDESNTVYYVGALELTKPKGEDGKSVINRYIGNDAQQTYYDTGMSKTKWLFTDHQGSTIVVTNSEHKVLTRYAYDIFGKQREVEQNTDLIGEVFNNISDNLRAYTGHEPVSLGGDKRIIHMNGRIYDADTGRFMQADPVVQAPSNIQSYNAYSYVLNNPLSRIDPSGYISLGKILSPALRPMIKLSSKVIGPTLTNIIGNIAFYKLGDFVGSAYWSYNFTRAMGGSSSQAFKAGAIAAVSAEAFNQIGQAFDGTGGAFWNTGGVGHVATHALTGGIISVLQGGKFGHGFWSAGLTKGLNINGIVGTQQGAGWSALRITMAAVVGGTVSKVTGGKFSNGATTAAFAQAFNGEAQATRQARARARAERQLKDPRVKAMLDMLGEAESNGRYNVRNGGDTFDSFGSHPGRHTNGNSAAGKYQFTEATWDEYSGKLGLEDFSPHSQDLAAVKLMDQVGAIDELMRDNPIGAISRIGRRWEAFPYSVHSSGSFGSSYEHQSLRPSFEFLQSKYYIRLVHGNYE; encoded by the coding sequence GTGAGTTTATTCAAATCAATTGTACTGGCCTGTTTCACGCTACTAACCTGCACAGTGCAAGCCTATACCGCACGTGTACCTGTATGTAATGCCTCTGATCTACATGCGATTACCGGCGAAGAAAAACATGTGACGCTTGGAAGTGATACAGCAAGTTACACTTTTAGTAGCAAACCTTATCAACGGCTTACGCTAAAACGGGGAACCACGACCCTACGCAGTAGTTCTACCTCTACTTCAGTGCATTACACTTTTCCGAGTGCTGGTATATACACAGTATCACTTAGACTGATGAATCATAATAGTGAAAGCGATCCAGAATACTATTGCGATAGAGATATCAAAGTAAATGATAATACCGCGCCCGAATTAGTGTCTGCGACTTACTCGGGGACTGACAATGAAGTCAGTTATGATGCACGGAGTGCTTTTAGTAAAGTTATATTTAAAGATGTAAATAAAGATGTCACCTCTTTCAAACTGTCATACGAAATATACTTAAATGGCGTTAAGAGAGAAGACAGCGGTGCTACAAGAGTATGCGATTTAAAACTAAATAAGGATGGTTTCTACGAGTGTGGCAAATCTATCTGGAAAAGCCAATTTATTGCGAATGCGACCTACAAATTTAAAGCAGTTTTAGAAGATAGCAAAGGTAATACTGCCTCGCATACCTATTCATATTTGATCAAAGAGGAAAATACGCCCCCTACGCTCCAAGTAAAAATAGATGGCACAGAAGCCGAGGATGGGGGGAAATATGAGGTCGTGTCGGGTGATAACCTAACCTTAGAAGTGAAAGGGCATGATAATGATGACGGTTACTCTAATCGAATAGACAAAATAGAGCTCAATATAGGTAATGGTTATACTGATGTAGCCTCTTTTACCGATAACACCTGTGAGCGCTCTACACGTACGCTGAAGTGCACCGGCATCGTCATCCCGGTTACAGAGTCTATCTCTCCGATGGAAGTCCAGGTGACAGACCGAAAAGGCGCAAGCCAGACAAAGTCGTTTAACGTTACTCTGACAACGCCACCGGAAGTGACTTTAGCTGCAACGAATACCAGTCCCTTTATCGATGAATCTGTGACTTTAACGGCAACTGCCAGCCATACGTCCGGCATAAAAGAGTACAAGATTTGCCGTGCACCGGGTAATTATCAGGCGACCAACAATGGGTGTGCTACGGCGGTAAAAACGTGTAGTACCAGTAGTACTAATTGTACAATGACCCTGGATGCACCTGGTCAGTCGGGTCAGTTTACATACTATGCTTATGCGGTGACGAATGAAGGCGCTTCCAATGCCTTTTCGCAAGTGATCAATTATGCGAACTTTTTTGGAATTTCTGTAAAAGCGCCAACCAAGTCATCTTACCTTATAGGCCGATTTCCTCTTGATTTTACGGTGTATGCGTCAGCCTTTTCTCGGCGTACTGCTGACGGTAAAGTGCCTAAACTGACTTCCTTGACCTTATACAGAAATGGCACGTCAGTAACTGACGGTATCAGTATTTCACCTTCTATAGATAATTTAGAGCTGCCTTTGGCCAGCTCTTCAGCAGATGCAAAGCGTATAAGCTTCAGTTGGAGGCCATCTAATAAGGATGCAGGGGACAATATTGAGCTTACCTTAGTGGCGACAGATAATGATGGCAATTCATCTACGGCTCGCCTCCCTGGGATCGCGCTCATTGAGGAAAAAGTGGGTGAGCCTGAGGTACCTGAGATCCAATTAAAGGACCTGGGAGCCGGTTTGATTGAAGTAAACTTCTCACGATTTAGAAATACGAGCAGGCTTAATATGCGGGCGACCTTGGATGGTGCTTCCTACCCGATGAAAGCAAGTAAGGTCAACGTTTACGGTAAGATTTCATATTTAACGACGATCCAGACCAAGTTTGCGGACCATGGTAAGCGACTCCGGGTGTATGCATATGCAACGAGAATTCATAACCGGGAATTAATTAAAGGTGAAGAAGGCAGTTCAGAGCCAATTACGGTCGTAAACCATGAGACCAAGTCTCACGCACCGGTGTTTAGCAGTGATATCACGCAAGCAGGTGGTCATTTTACGCTGAACTGGGTTGCTAACACGGATGGCGTCACACAAAGCTATCAATTAGCGGCCTGGAAAGGGCTGCCCAGTGACAGGTCCCGTGCACCCCATTCCGTGCTGACAACCACTACAGGCACAAGCTACCAGGTCAGGAACATAGTTCAGGGCCACTACACCTATGAAATCCGCGCTTGTAACAGCCAGGGCGTGTGTACCGCAGGCCAACAACATACTGTTGAGCATATTGCTCCCTATATTGATACCGCGAAGATAGAGGAATGTGGCGCTGAGTGCACTGCACCCAAAGCCAAAGTGACGGTTTCCGGGGTCGGATTTAGTGCGTCTCAGTCTGCTCTTTATGCGCGCTTACGAGGGACGGGGGATACTTTTTATATTTCACCACAGGACTTGTCTTTAAGTGGATACACGCTGACAGGCACCTTACCAGAAATAGTGCATGATGCCCTGCTGGACAATGGGGTAGAGATCACCATTACAAATGGCGTGTTGTCGGGTGATGCTGAAAACAATACATACCTGGAAAACACCATTATTTTGGATGAAACGGGGTCAGCGCAACGGCCCAACCTGCGTGGACGTGAATTTACGGTTAGTGAAAACAAAGTATTGTATGTGGGTGGTGAGGAAGGTGGCCTTAAAGCACATAAAGTGAATCTGGATGGTGATCTTCAATATTTGTGGACTTACCCTGAATCAAACCATCAGAATGTTCCGGTTACCGCTAAGCCTCTAGTCAGGCTCGAGCCTATTGCTGAAACTGCCGGCGCCAGAAAAATAGACAATATCTACTTTGGTTCACTGAACCATCATTTCTACCGTCTGACTTATGATCCGATAGCGAACCTGGAAGTGACTACAAAATGGCAATTCCAAACACAAGGTGAGATCCGCGCCGGTGCGCAATTTGATCAAAATAATGCCCTGTTAATTGGCTCTATGGATGAAGCGCTTTATTCACTGGATGCAAAAACGGGGTTAGCGAACTGGCATTATACATTCCCGCGCAGTGGCGGGATTGTGATGCCGCCTAAGGTATCAGCTTCCGGACATATCTATGTCACGACAGCAGATAGAGAGGTACACGTCATCGATCAGCGTATGATTGGTGCCAATGCTGTGAAATGGCAGGAAATCGATGCTTTAGCGCTGCAATTCGAAGACGAAATAAAAGAGTGGGAAGCTCAGTGGTGGCATCCGGACCAAAATACCGATGGTCTTGTGGTTTTGACGAAAGCCATGCTGGTTCTGTTACAAAGAACACCCAGTAAAAAAGAGTTGAGTTTCATGGCTTATCTGATGGTTAATGGTCATCCGCTCAATGAGATGATTAATGCACTGATTAACATTGAGCCATCTTTGTCTGAGTCGTCCAATGCACAATTCATCAGTACGTTATTTGACTATTTGCTGCTAAAAGACGGCGCTGATCAGGTGTTGAGTGGCGCCACATATGGATCCGGCGATCAGGCTTATTGGGTCGGCATCCTTGAAATGGGGGTTACCCGGGCTGATGTGATCATTGACCTGTTGGGACAGAGCAATAACCAATATGAAGCGGCAACTTTTAACCTGCTTAAGTACTTCTATGGCCGTTGCTTAGTAAGTGACTACTGTGATTATGACTATGACAGTGATAAAGATGGTCTGAGTGACAGGGTAGAAGAAGCAATCGGCACTAATCCTGCGGATCATCGAGATGGCCTGCATATCCCCACATTAAGCGCAACGGAGCAAAGTGGCATAATCGAATTCATGCTGACAGCACCGGGGCGGGTTGAAGAATATCAACTGTATGCGCTGCAGCCTGGCAACCCTCAGTATCAACTGTTTGCAACCCTGGATCCTGACAAAACCAAAGCCGATAATGTCGGTGCACTTACCAAAATATTTAAACAAAACGGCAGTTATCAGTTTAAGGCACTGGCATGTGTAAAACTCCCGGACTCTCTTGCGGATAAAGTGCTATCTCGTTGTAGCAACAATTACTCCAATGAAGCGCAAATTATCATCACTAGCTCGGCTGTAGAGGGAAGCCCGTCTGTTGCGTTGCCATCCGTTGAAGTTGCACCGGAGCAAGCGCCGAGCGAAAGTGTGTTGCTTGCCCATGCTCGTTTACAACCAACCACAGGCAGTTTCCGGGTAACCGAAAGCGGCGCTGCATCTTATAGTGTGCCCATTGCGTTACCCGCGGGTATCACAGGCGTGCAGCCTGAGGTCAGTCTGAACTACAGTTCTCAAGGCGGTGATGGCTTAGTTGCTCTTGGCTGGAATTTGAGTGCGACATCGGGTATTTCACGCTGTCGGCAAACTAAAGCACAGGACGGCCAGTTTAAAGGGCTGACATTAAGTGAGGATGACCGGTATTGCCTTGATGGTCAGCGCTTGATCAGTAAAGCGCTGCAAACGCACAGTGGTAGCTTCGAGGGCGAGCAAATTGCTGACGAATATATGACTGAGATAGATGCCCAGATAACCGTTTATAAATTAGGTGAGGGTAGCCAATCTCAATTTGTTGTGCTTGCAAAGGATGGCTCGGTAAAACGATACGGCGCATCAGAAACTAGTCGTACCAACCTGACGGATGCCGATGGTGTTGTTCATACCATGAGCTGGATGCTGTCAGAAGTGAAAGACAACCTGGGCCACCAAAGCACGACCATCAACTATGTTTACACAGAGCTGACAGACCCAGATCACAGTGCAAACTCTGGAAAAGTCCTGTCAGAAATTAACTATAGTGGCAACCGAGTCGTGTTTACCCATGAGGTAGGGGCGCTGCGCCATGCAGGCTACGTAGATACAGCAAAAGTGACTCAGTTTGCACGTCTGAGCAATATTGAGGTATTTAATCATGAGGGGGCGGAGCTTGCCCATTATGATCTGGATTTTGTGGATGCGGTCAATGGCACTCGCCTGCTGCAAAGTATTGCGCATTGCCGTGGCAGTGTTTGTCGTGCCCCTGTCTCCTTCAGTTATGATGCTTTTGCCAACAAACTGGACTTTGAAGCGTTTAGCAGTGTGTATTCAAAAGAGCGGATGGATAATGCACTGTCGTCTGTCACTTTAGCCGATTTAAAAGCGTCAGGTCTGGCACAACTGGTCACGCTGGAGCAGACAGACAAGGGTGCTAAGCGTTATACATTGTGCGTTTATCAGGGTCATACCTATCAAGCGGCCGAAGAGCTGGCATGCCGGGATATATACCGAAAGGATGATCAGGAAAGTGTCAGTATGTTTGCCATAGATCATGATTTGGATGGCCGGCAGACTCTGATGATCAATTTGCGGTCAGAGCATACGTCTGATGCCAATCCAGGTTATTGGGCCCATTATGCACTGAGCGACAACAATCAGCTGCAAACTCTGAGTCTGCCAGAAGGCTGGCCTGCTAATCATTACATGCGTGAAATCAAACCTGCCGATCTGAATGGCGATGGCTACGCAGACCTGGTGTATAAGCATAAAAAAGACGACCCCAACTTGTACGTCAGGTTAGCAGACCCTGAAACCAAAGCATTTGGTCATCAGTACGTGCTCGGTACTGACGTGGGCGAAGGCAATTTTTATGGTTACGGCGACTTTACGAGTAAGGGCACTGACTGGCATGTCATCGATATGAACTTTGACGGTCTGGCAGATATTGTTGCACTGAAATGTGACTCTACCCACTGTAACAATGACGATGCTAAACGTCTGGCGGTGCACTATAACCAGGGAGAAACTGGCTATGGCGGATTCAATCCTTTCCTGACAGAAACGATTGCATCAGATGAGAAAATAGAACTGTTAACGCCAAGTGACGTTAATGGCGATGGCCTGGTGGATCTGATGTATCTGGCTACACCTACGTACAATCATGATGTAAAACAGTGGCATGTACAGCTTAATCAATCCAGTGAGCGAGTTAAATTCAGAAAGGTGTTTGTTGCGACAGCCAAATCTAGCAATGACACTTTGTCGGTCAGCGAGCTGATTCCGCCTATGTCGATGGACATAGACAAAAACGGCAAAGCGGATCTGTTCTTCAAAGAAAAGAACACGAAAAAATGGCGTCGTTATGAGTGGTCGACTCAAAGTGAGCGCTTCACTAAGCTCAGTGACAACGCGTTTGAGCTTGCCGTTGATACCAGAGGCGGAGACTTTGCCTTTTTCAGTGATTACGATGGCAATGGTGTTGCAGACATTCTGATTAAACACGACTATGGTGTCAGTGTCAGGTATAACCTGAGTCAGCGCCCCACAGCAGGCATGTTGCTTGAGGTCAATCAAGGGTATGCCGGTCATACAAACAGTACGACTATCCACTATGGGTTAATGTCGGACAGAGCAGTTTATACAGACCTTAACGATGACCTCACGGCAGATTTAGGGCTCTTCAATGCGCAACAGCTATTAGTCAGCAAGATGACCGGCGCGGGTGTATTGGTTGCCAGTGTTGAAACCGACAGCCCGAGTAATCGCAGTGGCGCCTTGTCGGCCGATAAAGCGAAAGTGGATTATCATTACCAGGGCGCACGTGTGCAATTTGGTGGTCGCGGACCTCTGGGCTTTAAAGTGCTCAAGACCACCACACAAAAAGATGGCAAGACTTTTGAGACGACCACGCGCTACCATCAGGCATTTCCGCTCACCGGCATGCCGTACTCAACCCATAAACGAATGCAAACAGCAGACACCAGTGAGCTGCTCAGCATCTCGGTTAACGAGTACAACAAGCAGAAAACGCAGCAACTAAATGACGTGACCGCTTATCGGGTTTACAATTCGGACAGTCGTGAATGTAGCGCCGTAGTTGACTCAGGAGTGAGTGTGAGTGCTTACACTTGTACAGATACAACAACCTTACAAGATACGTATGGCAATGTTAAAAACCTGACCGTGAATACCTACGATGTTGATGCCTCCGGTGCTGAGCATTTCACCACAGTTGGCGCAACGGGCACTGTGCAGCACAGTGTTGTCACTGAAAACCAATATGGCACAACAGAAGAGCACCAGCGCTTGGGCCGGTTGTCTGAAACCAAGGTGACTCACAGTGGAGAGGGCCTCACTGCGATTTCTAAAACCAGTCACTTTGAATACTATCCCCAGAACCATGCCCATGAAAATATGCTTCATAAGGAGGTTGTCGGAAAAGGCTTGGGTTGTGAGTATGAGTTAACGGCAGAACATTCATACGATAACGTTGGCAATAAAGTAAAAGTGCAAAGCGAAAACACCGCATGTACAGGAGCGGAGCGTGAAACGCGCACCTCTGAAACTATCTTTGATGCGCAAGGGCGTTACGTACTCCACACCAAGAAAAGTGGTAGCAAAAGTACACTGTCGTTGATTTCCGAAAAAGTCCGTACCGTCGAGCTGGGCCAGCATACTTTGACACGTCGCAATGCATTCGGCCAGCCGCTTGAGCTGATTGACAGCAATGGCGTATTGACTTACCTAACTTATGATCACTTTGGCGGAAAAGTGGGGTCGTACCGTACGACTGGTGCACAGGCGTATAGCTATTTCACAGCGTGTGGCTCGAATGAAAACTGTGTGGTACGCCTGAATAAAGAAGTTAACGGCGTACTGCGCGAAAAACACTTGCTGGATAAACTGGGACGCACTTATTCAGTGAGCAAGCTGACAGTACTTGAGAACCATTGGCTGACCTCTGGCTATCAGTTTGACCGCTACGGTCGTAATGATGTGGTCATCGAGGCCGGTTCAGAGGCTGTGACAAACACCTATGATGCGCTGGATAGGGTAACGAGTGTCTACGACGCAAATTCTGGCACAACATCAGAGACAAAGTTCGAGGGTCGAAAGGCCACAGTTACTGTCAGTGGTTCTGATATTCGTGCTCAGGTTAAATCTACGCTGAGTAATGCCATTGGCCAGACAGTGCAGGTGATAGACAACATCAATCACACTCTGGACTACACCTATAACGCACTGGGTGCTCAGCTCACCGTTCAGTCATCGGCAGAAGCGGCCAATGATCGCCTGCTGAGTACCATTACTTATGACGACATGGGTCGTAAAGAGTCTGTGCAGGATTCAGACAGAGGCTACTGGCAATATACGTACAATGCTTTTGGCGAGCTACGTAAGCAAACTGATGCACGTGGTGTGAAACTAACCATGGAATACGACTTCTTAGGTCGAAAAATCCAGCAGGAGCAAACGACGCCAGAGGGGGTGTTTGCCGAAGGTACCAGTACCTGGGTGTATGGAGATACAAACGATACCGTTCATCGCTTGATATCAAGTTCGCAGGGCTCAGACTGGGGGCAAACCTATTATTACGACAAATTAGGGCGTGCAGCAGCAACGCTGACGTCACTGGATAGTACGAGTCAGTGTACAGGGCAAGTCAGTGATGTGGGGTCAACGGGCGATTTACGTATTACGGATGGCTCAAACCTGGACCCAATTGATAACCTCTGTGTGATCCAACAGAGCTTCTATGATAGCTATAGTCGTTTGGCCTTGCAGTTTGATGACTATCGCCGTGACGAACAGGGCAACTTTATCGAAGCGCGCGGTGTTGCGATGACCTATCAAAATGGTCAGCTGCTGGCAAAAACAGAGGCGCGTAATAGCAATAAGGGCCAGGTTTACTACAAAGTGACGGCGCTAAATGCCCGTGGTCAGGTCACCACGTACGAAAAAGGCGGCGTAACCATGAACATCACCTATGACCAAAAGGGCATGGTCGAAAAGATTGCAGACAGCAACTTTGCAATTCAAAGTGACGTTTACAGCTTTGACAGCCTGGGCAATTTGATAAGCCGCAAACAGATAGGCATGGACACCCGCACTTATCATTATGATGATATGAACCGGGTGCTGGGAGTAAACAACGTCGATCTGTTCAAGTACTCTGCATCGGGTAATTTAACCGAGAAAGCGGATTATCTGATTGGTACAGACGTTGACTGTCCTGGTTATGAAGGCTCATCAGTGCTGGTGTTGGGTCGCTGGACTCAGCGATATGGTGAAGACAATACGCCACTACATGCTATTTCTTCACGAAGCCGTATAGCAAGTTCGAGCTGTTTGGGCACACTGCCTGCTAAGACAGAGTCCTTTAGTTATGATGCCAATGGTAATCAGATAACGCGTTCAGGCAGTGATGGCACTACGTCAATTGAGTACAGTGCGCGTAATAAAGCGGTTGAAATGACGGGCAATGGAGAGACCGTCACCTTCAGGTATGATGCGAATAATCGTCGCTACAAGCGAGTGGATGAGTCAAACACAGTATATTACGTGGGTGCTCTGGAGCTGACCAAGCCAAAAGGTGAGGACGGCAAGTCTGTGATTAACCGTTATATCGGCAACGACGCACAACAAACCTACTATGATACAGGGATGAGCAAAACCAAGTGGTTGTTTACCGATCATCAGGGGTCCACCATTGTCGTGACTAATAGCGAACATAAGGTCCTGACACGTTATGCGTACGATATATTTGGTAAGCAGCGTGAGGTTGAGCAGAATACCGATCTGATTGGCGAAGTGTTCAACAATATAAGTGACAACCTGAGAGCCTATACAGGTCATGAGCCGGTGTCACTGGGCGGCGACAAGCGTATCATTCATATGAATGGTCGGATCTACGATGCAGATACGGGACGGTTTATGCAGGCGGATCCTGTGGTGCAGGCGCCGAGTAACATCCAGAGTTACAACGCGTACAGCTATGTACTGAACAATCCGCTTAGCCGGATTGATCCGAGTGGTTATATCAGCCTTGGCAAGATTTTGAGCCCTGCATTGAGGCCAATGATAAAGCTATCTTCAAAAGTAATTGGCCCTACGCTTACGAACATTATTGGTAATATTGCATTTTATAAACTTGGGGATTTTGTTGGTTCGGCGTATTGGAGTTACAACTTTACTCGCGCGATGGGCGGCTCTTCATCACAGGCATTCAAAGCTGGGGCGATTGCAGCTGTTTCCGCAGAAGCTTTCAACCAGATAGGCCAAGCTTTTGATGGCACCGGTGGTGCTTTCTGGAATACTGGTGGTGTTGGTCATGTGGCTACTCATGCACTTACGGGCGGGATCATATCCGTACTTCAGGGCGGTAAATTTGGTCATGGCTTCTGGAGTGCGGGATTAACGAAAGGACTTAATATAAATGGTATTGTGGGGACTCAACAGGGGGCCGGTTGGTCGGCTTTGAGAATCACAATGGCCGCAGTTGTTGGCGGAACTGTATCGAAAGTTACTGGTGGTAAGTTCTCTAACGGCGCAACTACCGCTGCGTTTGCTCAGGCATTTAATGGTGAGGCGCAGGCTACGAGACAAGCTAGAGCGAGAGCCAGAGCTGAAAGGCAGCTTAAAGACCCTAGGGTTAAGGCTATGCTTGATATGCTAGGAGAAGCTGAGTCCAATGGGCGATATAATGTTAGGAACGGTGGTGATACATTTGATAGTTTTGGTAGCCATCCAGGAAGACACACTAATGGGAACAGTGCAGCAGGGAAGTATCAGTTTACAGAAGCGACCTGGGATGAGTATTCAGGGAAGTTGGGGTTGGAAGATTTCAGCCCGCATAGTCAAGATCTTGCCGCAGTGAAGTTGATGGATCAGGTTGGAGCAATTGATGAGCTAATGCGTGATAATCCTATAGGTGCAATTAGTAGAATCGGAAGGCGCTGGGAAGCATTTCCGTATAGCGTTCATTCATCGGGGTCATTTGGTAGCTCTTATGAGCACCAAAGTTTGAGGCCTTCATTTGAGTTCTTACAATCAAAATATTACATACGACTTGTTCATGGAAATTACGAATGA